A stretch of the Musa acuminata AAA Group cultivar baxijiao chromosome BXJ2-7, Cavendish_Baxijiao_AAA, whole genome shotgun sequence genome encodes the following:
- the LOC135617757 gene encoding delta(3,5)-Delta(2,4)-dienoyl-CoA isomerase, peroxisomal-like has protein sequence MAEDDETGAAAVAELKKGFETLEVVQPDPSVPVHYIYLNRPAQRNALTPAFFTDLPRALALLDRLPSARAIVLAARGPHFCAGIDLSTLAATSSPRSADRAAASELLRRRILALQATISAVERCRKPVVAAIHGACIGGGLDLVAACDIRCCDDGAFFAVKEVDLALAADLGSLQRLPSIVGYGNAADMALTGRGVQAAEAKAMGLVTRVFPSRAAMEEGVAALARGLAEKSTVAMMGTKAVMLRSRDLTVDQGLEYVATWNSAMLMSRDLEEAVRAQLEKRKPNFSRL, from the exons ATGGCGGAAGACGATGAAACCggagcggcggcggtggcggagttGAAGAAGGGGTTCGAGACCCTTGAGGTAGTGCAGCCGGACCCCTCGGTCCCCGTCCACTACATCTACCTCAACCGCCCGGCCCAGCGCAACGCCCTCACGCCGGCCTTCTTCACCGACCTCCCCCGCGCCCTGGCCCTCCTCGACCGCCTCCCCTCCGCCCGCGCTATCGTCCTCGCCGCCCGCGGCCCCCACTTCTGCGCCGGCATCGACCTCTCCACGCTCGCCGCCACCAGCTCCCCCCGAAGCGCCGACCGCGCCGCGGCCAGCGAACTCCTCCGGCGCCGGATCCTCGCCCTACAGGCCACGATCTCCGCCGTCGAGCGGTGCCGGAaaccggtcgtggctgcgatccaCGGCGCCTGCATCGGCGGCGGGCTGGACCTGGTCGCCGCCTGCGACATCAGGTGCTGCGACGACGGCGCCTTCTTCGCGGTCAAGGAGGTGGACCTAGCCCTGGCCGCCGACCTGGGTTCTCTCCAGCGGTTGCCGTCGATCGTCGGGTACGGAAACGCCGCCGACATGGCGCTCACGGGGCGCGGGGTGCAGGCGGCGGAAGCGAAGGCGATGGGCCTCGTCACACGGGTCTTCCCCTCGCGCGCCGCCATGGAGGAAGGCGTCGCGGCCCTCGCCAGGG GATTGGCGGAGAAATCGACGGTGGCGATGATGGGGACGAAGGCGGTGATGCTGAGGAGCAGGGATCTGACGGTGGATCAGGGGCTGGAGTACGTGGCGACGTGGAACTCGGCCATGCTCATGTCACGTGACCTGGAGGAGGCCGTCCGCGCCCAACTCGAGAAGCGCAAGCCCAACTTCTCCAGACTCTGA
- the LOC135617758 gene encoding NAC domain-containing protein 83-like, with the protein MERPSFIKHGVLRLPPGFRFHPTDEELVVQYLKRKVLCCPLPAAVIPEINLSKYDPWDLPGEGDGERYFFSLREATYPKGSRSNGATLSGYWKATGKDRPVVASGSNELVGMKKVLVFHRGKPPHGSRTEWIMHEYHCLAACETRGFSFAQRKKFVHSCMRQTKNDWVVCRILKKRGKMLEAGNTSRSYNDGRVRIDHVEFLDVRRSSSSSSSSSSSSCVTDLSSEEGEEGSSNGVNASPPCGSLP; encoded by the exons ATGGAGAGGCCCAGTTTCATCAAGCATGGAGTACTGAGACTGCCTCCCGGGTTTAGGTTCCACCCCACCGATGAGGAGCTGGTGGTTCAGTACCTCAAAAGGAAGGTGCTCTGCTGCCCATTGCCGGCTGCAGTGATTCCTGAGATCAATCTGAGCAAGTACGACCCCTGGGATTTGCCAG gtgaaGGCGACGGAGAACGGTACTTCTTCAGTCTTCGAGAGGCTACGTACCCAAAAGGAAGCCGCAGCAACGGAGCAACCCTCTCCGGCTACTGGAAGGCCACGGGGAAGGATAGGCCGGTCGTAGCTTCGGGGAGCAACGAGCTGGTGGGGATGAAGAAGGTGCTTGTGTTCCACCGGGGGAAACCTCCGCATGGCTCTCGAACCGAGTGGATCATGCATGAGTACCACTGCCTTGCTGCCTGTGAGACCAGAGGCTTCAGCTTCGCACAGAGAAAGAAGTTTGTGCAT AGTTGCATGAGACAGACCAAAAATGACTGGGTGGTCTGCCGCATCTTGAAGAAGCGAGGCAAGATGTTGGAAGCAGGGAACACCAGCCGCAGCTACAATGACGGCAGAGTTCGGATCGACCATGTCGAATTCCTGGATGTGCGGCGttcgtcatcctcctcctcctcttcttcttcatcaagcTGTGTGACTGATCTCTCGTCGGAGGAGGGCGAAGAAGGCAGCAGCAATGGCGTTAATGCTTCGCCTCCATGCGGAAGTCTGCCTTAG